From the genome of Hymenobacter sp. PAMC 26628, one region includes:
- a CDS encoding DUF4468 domain-containing protein — translation MKAAILFCLLGLPLAATAQKLPANDPPVTYYIGLARAPLFRSAADTAGRPTKYLPSQAAAVVVGRLSPRWVVVELDGFRYLTLAGKLTDYDPADADALPVDSRTHRIAYEGVVRVPGASQANLLARATAWVAQAYPLANAVVAPGPAAGQLVVKGTQIATFRTAYAGVPRGSYAGVVRHTLTIYVKDGAYKYVLTDLVHDATGTPNLRSGGALEQDKASLFGYAGFGSHAPWAELKTAATRDVRHLLATLQTAMTLGAAPAAAGPGDF, via the coding sequence ATGAAAGCTGCCATTCTGTTCTGTTTGCTTGGGCTGCCGCTGGCCGCCACCGCCCAAAAGCTGCCAGCCAATGACCCGCCCGTGACCTACTACATCGGGCTGGCCCGGGCCCCCCTGTTCCGCAGCGCAGCCGACACCGCCGGCCGGCCCACCAAGTACCTGCCCAGCCAGGCGGCGGCCGTGGTGGTGGGCCGCCTTTCGCCCCGGTGGGTGGTGGTCGAGCTCGATGGCTTCCGCTACCTCACCCTGGCCGGTAAGCTGACCGATTACGACCCCGCCGATGCCGACGCGCTACCCGTCGACTCCCGCACACACCGCATCGCCTACGAAGGCGTGGTGCGCGTGCCAGGTGCCAGCCAAGCCAACCTCCTCGCCCGGGCCACCGCCTGGGTGGCGCAGGCCTACCCGCTGGCCAACGCCGTGGTGGCGCCGGGCCCCGCCGCTGGCCAACTGGTGGTAAAGGGCACCCAAATTGCCACCTTCCGCACCGCCTACGCCGGGGTGCCGCGCGGCAGCTACGCCGGCGTGGTGCGGCACACGCTCACAATCTACGTGAAGGATGGGGCTTATAAATACGTGCTCACCGACCTGGTGCACGACGCCACCGGCACGCCCAACCTGCGCTCGGGCGGGGCCCTGGAGCAGGACAAGGCCAGCTTGTTTGGCTACGCGGGCTTCGGCAGCCACGCGCCCTGGGCCGAGCTGAAAACGGCCGCCACCCGCGACGTGCGCCACCTGCTGGCTACCCTTCAAACGGCCATGACCTTGGGGGCCGCCCCGGCCGCGGCCGGCCCTGGCGACTTCTAG